Proteins co-encoded in one Arthrobacter globiformis genomic window:
- a CDS encoding thiamine pyrophosphate-dependent enzyme, with protein sequence MTTESQSTLTATDIRPDLGRAQEQKFLQTGPESVPAAPRTALKSAGHVIVDSLAAHGVERTYVVPGESFLDVLDGLHSSEIETIVCRHEGGAAYMAEADGKMNQLPGVAMVTRGPGAANAHVGLHTAWQDSTPMLLFVGLIPFAHRDREAFQEFDIKAWFDTGAKRVMVLDHAERASEIVAEAMFAAMSGRPGPVVVGLPEDIIRQLIDPTLHPAIPVAGGGMSSNDVEALKAALASSNKPLFVTGGNDWTQSAADQLTGWLERHQIPAAAEWRTQGTVSFDSPSYVGPIGYGRPRPTYDLLEETDLLVFVGTVPGDVITDGFVCRQDWSKKNFLVTVDPSLRGRSGPVSRQILAKPEAFVSDLAGIDLQVKEEWKAWTGRMRAEQESFAALPPSTPAAGPARMDTLMANLVPRLPEDALVTFGAGEHTNWAHRYFPTRRYASMISARNGSMGYSIPSAVAASLAEPRRRVVTIAGDGEFLMNGQELATAAQYGATPLVIVMDNQEYGTIRTHQERHYPERVSGTQLKNPNFGMMATAFGGYGITVTEDKDVPAALDAALAAIDEDGVFALIHLVVEQRVKAYQATA encoded by the coding sequence ATGACAACAGAGTCTCAGTCCACCCTGACCGCAACCGACATCCGTCCCGATCTTGGCAGGGCCCAAGAACAAAAGTTCCTCCAGACGGGCCCCGAGAGCGTGCCTGCAGCACCGCGTACGGCCCTGAAATCTGCCGGGCATGTGATTGTTGATTCGCTCGCGGCCCATGGCGTGGAACGCACCTATGTGGTTCCCGGCGAAAGCTTCCTTGACGTATTGGACGGCCTGCACAGCTCGGAGATAGAAACCATCGTGTGCCGACACGAGGGCGGGGCAGCGTATATGGCCGAGGCCGACGGAAAAATGAATCAGCTGCCCGGGGTGGCGATGGTCACCCGGGGACCCGGCGCAGCCAACGCCCACGTGGGACTGCACACGGCCTGGCAGGACTCGACGCCGATGCTGCTGTTCGTGGGCCTGATTCCGTTCGCGCACCGGGACCGCGAGGCCTTCCAGGAGTTCGACATCAAAGCCTGGTTCGATACCGGCGCCAAACGCGTCATGGTCCTGGACCACGCGGAGCGGGCATCCGAGATCGTGGCCGAGGCAATGTTTGCGGCGATGAGCGGCCGGCCGGGGCCAGTGGTGGTGGGCCTGCCGGAGGACATCATCCGGCAATTGATTGATCCGACGCTGCACCCGGCCATCCCGGTGGCGGGCGGCGGCATGAGCAGCAACGATGTCGAGGCACTGAAGGCTGCACTGGCTTCGTCCAACAAGCCGCTATTCGTGACGGGCGGCAACGACTGGACCCAGTCAGCAGCGGACCAACTGACCGGCTGGCTGGAGCGGCACCAGATTCCAGCCGCCGCCGAATGGCGCACCCAGGGAACCGTCTCCTTTGACTCCCCGTCCTATGTGGGGCCCATCGGGTACGGCCGCCCGCGCCCCACCTACGACCTGCTTGAGGAAACCGACCTTCTGGTATTTGTGGGCACTGTCCCGGGAGACGTGATTACGGACGGATTCGTCTGCCGGCAGGACTGGAGCAAGAAGAATTTCCTAGTCACCGTTGACCCCTCACTGCGCGGCCGTTCAGGTCCCGTCTCGCGGCAGATCCTGGCTAAACCCGAGGCCTTTGTCAGCGACCTGGCCGGCATCGACCTGCAGGTGAAGGAGGAGTGGAAGGCGTGGACAGGCCGGATGAGGGCCGAGCAGGAGTCCTTCGCCGCGCTCCCCCCATCCACTCCCGCTGCGGGCCCGGCCAGAATGGACACCTTGATGGCGAACCTGGTCCCCAGGCTGCCGGAGGACGCCCTGGTGACGTTCGGGGCGGGCGAGCACACTAACTGGGCCCATCGGTACTTCCCCACCCGCCGGTACGCTTCCATGATCAGCGCCCGGAACGGCTCCATGGGCTATTCCATCCCGTCGGCCGTCGCGGCGTCACTTGCTGAACCGCGGCGCCGCGTGGTCACGATTGCCGGCGACGGGGAGTTCCTTATGAACGGCCAGGAACTGGCCACCGCCGCCCAGTACGGTGCCACGCCGCTGGTTATTGTCATGGACAACCAGGAGTACGGCACCATCCGCACGCATCAGGAGCGACACTATCCCGAACGCGTCTCCGGCACCCAGCTGAAGAATCCGAACTTCGGCATGATGGCCACGGCCTTTGGCGGTTACGGAATTACTGTCACCGAGGACAAGGACGTTCCGGCCGCCTTGGACGCGGCGTTGGCCGCCATCGATGAGGACGGCGTCTTCGCCCTCATTCACCTTGTGGTGGAACAGCGGGTCAAGGCCTACCAGGCCACCGCCTGA
- a CDS encoding VOC family protein, protein MQKITPCLWFDNQAEEAAGYYVSVFDNASITSVSRFGEGGPGPAGQAIVVEFEIEGQVFQALNGGPAFSFTEAVSFVVDCASQEEVDRYWNSLTEGGSESQCGWLKDRYGVSWQIVPTVLSQLINGPDPAGAQRAVQAMLGMQKLEIAELQRAYDGG, encoded by the coding sequence GTGCAGAAGATCACACCCTGCCTGTGGTTCGATAACCAGGCGGAGGAGGCGGCCGGATACTATGTGTCTGTCTTCGACAACGCCTCGATCACCAGCGTCTCACGCTTCGGCGAGGGCGGCCCCGGGCCGGCAGGCCAGGCCATCGTCGTTGAATTTGAAATCGAAGGCCAGGTTTTTCAGGCATTGAACGGGGGACCGGCCTTCTCCTTCACTGAGGCGGTGTCCTTCGTGGTGGACTGCGCCTCGCAGGAAGAGGTTGACCGTTACTGGAACTCCCTTACGGAAGGCGGGAGCGAGAGCCAGTGCGGTTGGCTCAAGGACAGGTACGGCGTTTCGTGGCAGATAGTGCCGACAGTCCTCAGCCAGCTCATTAACGGGCCGGACCCCGCCGGCGCCCAGCGTGCGGTCCAGGCCATGCTGGGCATGCAGAAGCTGGAGATCGCCGAACTCCAGCGGGCTTACGACGGCGGGTAG
- a CDS encoding VOC family protein has translation MKLTQIAQRAEDLDRAAEFYSALLGAAPAAVFDPPGLLFFDLDGVRLLLERGAPSSVIYLHVPDVRSRVAELEAAGVEVVGAPHVIFHHDDARLGPAGTDEWMAFIRDSEGNTIGLVSHASDDGPPA, from the coding sequence GTGAAGCTCACCCAGATCGCGCAGCGTGCCGAAGACCTTGACCGGGCGGCGGAGTTCTACTCTGCCCTGCTGGGCGCCGCTCCGGCGGCGGTCTTCGACCCGCCGGGACTGCTGTTCTTCGATCTCGACGGCGTGCGGCTCCTGCTGGAGCGGGGAGCGCCGTCGTCGGTGATCTACCTCCACGTCCCGGACGTCCGGTCACGCGTGGCCGAGCTGGAAGCCGCGGGAGTGGAGGTTGTCGGCGCGCCGCACGTGATCTTCCATCACGATGATGCGCGGCTCGGCCCGGCGGGAACGGACGAATGGATGGCGTTCATCAGGGACAGTGAAGGAAACACCATCGGCCTGGTGAGCCACGCGTCCGACGACGGTCCGCCCGCCTGA
- a CDS encoding DUF3054 domain-containing protein, which yields MPSTTDRSATRAVPAFTAAAAAADFILILIFAAIGRDAHARGESVTGILATAWPFLAGAAVAWLLLRVWRRPLALWPAGVAVWLGTVAIGMALRALTGQTVVLPFVIVALLSLAVFLLGYRLIVAIVLRLRGRRRA from the coding sequence ATGCCTTCCACAACAGACCGTTCCGCAACACGGGCGGTTCCGGCCTTCACAGCAGCCGCAGCGGCGGCCGATTTCATCCTCATTCTGATCTTTGCCGCCATTGGCCGCGACGCCCACGCGCGCGGCGAATCAGTGACGGGAATCCTGGCCACGGCCTGGCCGTTCCTGGCCGGCGCAGCCGTCGCCTGGCTGCTGCTGCGGGTCTGGCGACGGCCCCTGGCGCTGTGGCCCGCCGGGGTGGCTGTCTGGCTCGGCACGGTGGCCATCGGAATGGCGCTGCGGGCGCTCACGGGACAGACCGTGGTCCTGCCGTTTGTGATCGTGGCACTGCTGAGCCTGGCAGTGTTCCTCCTCGGCTACCGCCTCATTGTCGCCATAGTCCTCCGACTGCGCGGACGCCGCCGCGCCTGA
- a CDS encoding Lrp/AsnC family transcriptional regulator has product MITAFVLIKTDASRIPETAEEISAIEGISEVYSVTGEWDLIAVARVAQHEDLADVIADKLSKVPAVVHTTTHIAFRAYSQHDLDAAFALGFEE; this is encoded by the coding sequence GTGATCACCGCATTCGTCCTGATCAAGACAGACGCCTCGCGCATCCCCGAGACGGCCGAGGAAATTTCCGCCATTGAGGGCATCAGCGAGGTTTACTCCGTTACCGGGGAATGGGACCTGATCGCTGTCGCACGCGTAGCCCAGCACGAAGACCTCGCGGACGTCATCGCCGACAAGCTGTCCAAGGTGCCCGCCGTCGTGCACACCACCACCCATATTGCCTTCCGCGCCTACTCACAGCACGATCTCGATGCCGCCTTCGCGCTGGGGTTCGAGGAATAG
- the trpD gene encoding anthranilate phosphoribosyltransferase: MTSQASAPAAGNTWPRLISALLNGEHLSADSTSWAMDTIMSGAATPVQIAGFLVALRAKGETVEEIAGLVDAMVSHANPISISGEKLDIVGTGGDQLNTVNISTMAALVCAGAGAKVVKHGNRAASSSSGSADVLEALGVRLDLPIADVARNAEEAGITFCFAQVFHPSFRHTAVPRRELAIPTAFNFLGPLTNPARVQASAVGVANARMAPLVAGVLARRGSRGLVFRGSDGLDELTTTGPSTVWEIRGGEVTEQTFSPQDLGIRQATVEQLRGGDAQANAAVVRNVLAGETGPVRDAVLLNAAAGLVAYDLQADGPLTDRMKLALDRAAESIGSGAAAAVLDKWVSLSQA; this comes from the coding sequence GTGACTTCACAGGCATCGGCACCGGCGGCAGGCAACACCTGGCCGCGCCTCATCTCGGCACTGTTGAACGGCGAACACCTGAGCGCGGACAGTACGTCATGGGCCATGGACACCATCATGTCGGGGGCCGCCACACCCGTCCAGATCGCCGGTTTCCTCGTGGCGTTGCGCGCCAAGGGCGAGACCGTGGAGGAGATCGCCGGCCTCGTGGACGCCATGGTGTCCCATGCCAATCCGATCTCCATCTCCGGTGAAAAGCTGGACATCGTGGGCACCGGGGGTGACCAACTCAACACTGTGAACATCTCCACCATGGCCGCGCTGGTCTGTGCTGGAGCGGGCGCAAAGGTCGTTAAGCACGGCAACCGGGCGGCGTCGTCGTCGTCGGGATCGGCGGACGTCCTGGAAGCACTGGGGGTGCGGCTCGACCTCCCCATAGCCGACGTTGCCCGGAACGCCGAGGAAGCCGGCATCACCTTCTGCTTCGCCCAGGTCTTCCACCCGTCCTTCCGGCACACCGCGGTTCCCAGGCGTGAACTCGCCATCCCCACAGCCTTCAACTTCCTGGGCCCCCTCACCAACCCCGCGCGGGTTCAGGCCTCCGCGGTAGGTGTGGCGAACGCCCGCATGGCGCCGCTGGTGGCAGGTGTCCTGGCCCGCCGCGGCAGCCGCGGCCTGGTGTTCCGGGGAAGCGACGGCCTGGACGAACTGACCACCACTGGACCGTCAACCGTGTGGGAGATCCGCGGCGGCGAGGTGACCGAACAGACTTTCTCGCCCCAGGACCTGGGCATCCGTCAGGCGACGGTGGAGCAGCTTCGCGGCGGGGACGCACAGGCGAACGCCGCCGTCGTCCGCAATGTCCTGGCCGGGGAGACCGGTCCGGTCAGGGACGCTGTCCTGCTGAACGCGGCGGCGGGCCTGGTGGCGTACGACCTTCAGGCCGACGGTCCGCTCACCGACCGCATGAAGCTTGCCCTGGACCGGGCTGCGGAATCCATTGGCTCGGGCGCAGCCGCTGCCGTCCTCGATAAATGGGTCAGCCTCTCGCAGGCATAA
- the ctaE gene encoding aa3-type cytochrome oxidase subunit III: MTSATHAPSTPAHPTLNRPNMVSVGTVVWLSSELMFFAGLFAMYFTLRSTSGQMWAEETAKLNFPFALVNTIVLVASSFTCQMGVFAAERLQPRRSGGPLQFTRWGMNEWFTLTFLMGAFFVAGQTTEYAMLVSEHVSLSSNAYGSAFYMTTGFHGLHVIGGLVAFLLIMGRSFAAKKFGHFEATSAIVTSYYWHFVDVVWIGLFLVIYVLQ, encoded by the coding sequence GTGACATCTGCGACCCATGCCCCCAGTACCCCTGCGCACCCCACGCTGAACCGCCCGAATATGGTCTCCGTCGGGACCGTCGTCTGGCTCTCCAGCGAGTTGATGTTCTTCGCCGGCCTCTTCGCCATGTACTTCACACTCCGGTCCACGTCCGGCCAGATGTGGGCGGAAGAGACGGCCAAGCTCAACTTCCCCTTTGCGCTTGTTAACACGATCGTCCTCGTGGCAAGTTCGTTCACTTGCCAGATGGGCGTTTTCGCCGCCGAAAGGCTCCAGCCGCGACGCAGCGGCGGGCCGCTCCAGTTCACCCGCTGGGGCATGAACGAATGGTTCACCCTGACCTTCCTCATGGGCGCATTCTTCGTTGCCGGCCAGACCACGGAATACGCCATGCTGGTCTCTGAGCACGTGTCGCTGTCCTCCAACGCCTACGGCTCTGCCTTCTACATGACCACCGGCTTCCACGGCCTGCACGTCATCGGCGGCCTGGTCGCATTCCTGCTCATCATGGGCCGCTCCTTCGCCGCCAAGAAGTTCGGTCACTTCGAGGCAACCTCGGCCATTGTCACCTCGTACTACTGGCACTTCGTGGACGTCGTGTGGATTGGCCTCTTCCTGGTCATCTACGTCCTCCAGTAG
- the qcrC gene encoding cytochrome bc1 complex diheme cytochrome c subunit, producing the protein MKALSQKRRHPLAAIALLLMGLLLTGGLYAVATTVNEAKASTAEFTASDTQEGQKLFEANCATCHGMGASGTQDGPSLVGVGAAAVDFQVGTGRMPMQMNGPQAYKKPAQFNDTQTHQLAAYVASLGAGPAIPADEYLDEKGNAAEGGELFRVNCAMCHNAAAAGGALTRGKFAPALADVTGKHIYEAMATGPQNMPVFNDSNISPEGKRNIITFLKQIEANGSPGGADLGALGPVSEGLFVWIAGLGVIIAFTIWLTSRSS; encoded by the coding sequence GTGAAGGCACTCTCGCAGAAGCGACGTCACCCACTGGCAGCAATAGCCCTGCTGTTGATGGGCCTCCTCCTCACTGGTGGGCTGTACGCCGTTGCCACCACCGTCAACGAGGCCAAAGCCAGCACTGCAGAGTTCACCGCCAGCGATACACAGGAAGGCCAGAAGCTCTTCGAAGCCAACTGCGCCACCTGCCATGGCATGGGTGCCAGCGGAACGCAGGATGGTCCCTCACTGGTTGGCGTCGGCGCCGCCGCTGTTGACTTCCAGGTCGGCACCGGACGCATGCCCATGCAGATGAACGGACCCCAGGCCTACAAGAAGCCGGCCCAGTTCAACGACACCCAGACCCACCAGCTGGCTGCATACGTTGCTTCGCTGGGCGCAGGTCCCGCCATCCCGGCCGACGAATACCTGGATGAGAAGGGCAACGCCGCCGAAGGTGGCGAGCTGTTCCGCGTGAACTGCGCCATGTGCCACAACGCCGCAGCAGCGGGCGGTGCACTTACCCGCGGCAAGTTCGCCCCGGCCCTGGCCGACGTCACGGGCAAGCACATTTACGAAGCAATGGCGACCGGCCCGCAGAACATGCCGGTGTTCAACGACTCGAACATCTCCCCCGAAGGCAAGCGCAACATCATCACCTTCCTGAAGCAGATTGAAGCCAACGGTTCCCCGGGCGGCGCAGACCTGGGTGCCCTGGGTCCTGTTTCTGAGGGCCTGTTCGTGTGGATCGCCGGCCTGGGCGTCATCATCGCCTTCACCATCTGGCTGACGTCCCGCTCGTCCTAG
- the qcrA gene encoding cytochrome bc1 complex Rieske iron-sulfur subunit, with the protein MGNHSDGSPNHSGTVATAGQHEVEKFQDPGIPPHRLRLADTDPKAAKRAERQVAALFATSVIGTVVFLVAYFAIDLGDDSSIATIRLQNALLGIGTAFAMLGIGTGIVHWAKALMPDHEVSEERHAIREEDDRQAAVRIVDDIVEETGIKRRPLIRNTLLGAMALAPLPAIAIFGDLGPRPDDKLAHTMWAPQDGKLKRLTRDPDGTPIKASDVTIGSAFHVIPEGLNELHEGKLNEKAKAVVLLMRLDPASLNPSAGRENWGYNGIVAYSKICTHVGCPVALYEQQTHHLLCPCHQSTFDLTQECKVIFGPASRPLPQLPIAVDDEGYLVATSDFKEPVGPSYWERDEHERSINS; encoded by the coding sequence ATGGGCAACCATAGTGACGGCAGTCCGAACCACTCGGGCACCGTAGCTACGGCTGGTCAGCATGAGGTGGAGAAATTCCAGGATCCTGGAATTCCCCCGCACCGCTTGCGCCTGGCTGACACGGACCCGAAAGCCGCCAAGCGGGCAGAACGGCAGGTTGCCGCTCTGTTCGCAACCTCAGTCATTGGCACCGTGGTCTTCCTGGTGGCGTACTTCGCCATTGACCTGGGAGACGACTCCAGCATTGCCACCATCCGGCTGCAGAATGCGCTGCTCGGCATCGGCACCGCGTTCGCCATGCTCGGCATCGGCACCGGTATCGTGCACTGGGCCAAGGCTCTGATGCCGGACCACGAAGTCTCCGAGGAACGCCACGCGATCCGCGAGGAGGACGACCGCCAGGCCGCAGTCCGCATCGTCGACGACATCGTGGAGGAAACGGGCATCAAGCGCCGTCCCCTCATCCGGAACACCCTGCTTGGCGCTATGGCACTGGCACCCCTGCCGGCCATCGCCATCTTCGGTGACCTCGGACCGCGCCCGGACGACAAGCTGGCGCACACCATGTGGGCTCCGCAGGACGGCAAGCTCAAGCGGCTCACCCGCGACCCCGATGGAACCCCCATCAAGGCCTCGGATGTCACCATTGGTTCCGCCTTCCACGTCATTCCGGAAGGCCTCAACGAACTGCACGAAGGCAAGCTGAACGAAAAGGCCAAGGCCGTCGTTCTGCTGATGCGCCTCGACCCCGCCTCGCTCAACCCCTCCGCGGGACGCGAAAACTGGGGCTACAACGGCATCGTTGCCTACTCCAAGATCTGCACCCACGTCGGTTGCCCTGTTGCCCTCTACGAGCAGCAGACGCACCATCTGCTGTGCCCGTGCCACCAGTCAACCTTCGACCTGACCCAGGAATGCAAGGTTATCTTCGGCCCGGCCAGCCGCCCGCTCCCCCAGCTGCCCATCGCAGTTGACGATGAGGGCTACCTGGTCGCCACCAGCGACTTCAAAGAACCTGTAGGACCAAGTTACTGGGAGCGTGATGAGCATGAGCGCAGCATCAACAGCTGA
- the qcrB gene encoding cytochrome bc1 complex cytochrome b subunit produces the protein MSAASTAEAPAYVANTKVGRFTDFVDERVGGSGILREFGRKVFPDHWSFMFGEVALYSFVILLLSGTFLTFFFDPSMAETHYAGSYTPLKNVEMSVAYSSSLDISFDVRGGLFMRQVHHWAALLFVASVAVHMLRVFFTGAFRKPREMNWVVGGVLLILAMAAGFTGYSLPDDLLSGNGLRIIDGVIKSIPVIGTYISFFLFGGEFPGTVIISRLFTLHILLVPALILLMIVVHLFMVVVHKHTQYPGPGRNDRNVVGYPLGPVYAAKAGGFFFIVFGVIALMAGFFTINPIWNYGPYDPSPVSAGTQPDWYIGFVDGALRLMPGVVSGFHFEYIIFGHVLTLNVLLPALVPAGIIFTVLFTYPWIERWITKDNREHHVLDRPRNAPTRTAIGVAGFTWYSVMWAAAGSDLIATHFHVALNDVTYWLRALFFIGPVIAFVVTKRVALALQRKDREIALHGRETGRIVRLPHGEFIEVHAPLDEYKRYRLVGFESLAPLPAEPNEHGVVTRKENRRAKLSRWFFEDRVAPATPAELEASHGHHEAVEAGEGQKTLSH, from the coding sequence ATGAGCGCAGCATCAACAGCTGAAGCCCCCGCCTACGTAGCCAACACCAAAGTCGGACGCTTTACTGACTTCGTCGACGAGCGCGTCGGCGGGTCGGGAATCCTCCGCGAATTCGGCCGCAAGGTATTCCCGGACCACTGGTCCTTCATGTTTGGCGAGGTGGCGCTGTACTCCTTCGTCATCCTGCTCCTGTCGGGAACGTTCCTGACGTTCTTCTTCGATCCGTCGATGGCGGAGACGCACTACGCCGGCTCCTACACGCCGCTGAAGAACGTCGAAATGTCCGTGGCCTACAGCTCCTCGCTGGATATCTCCTTCGACGTTCGCGGCGGCCTGTTCATGCGCCAGGTCCACCACTGGGCAGCGCTGCTGTTCGTGGCCTCCGTGGCCGTGCACATGCTCCGGGTGTTCTTCACCGGCGCGTTCCGGAAGCCCCGCGAAATGAACTGGGTGGTGGGCGGTGTCCTGCTCATCCTGGCCATGGCTGCCGGCTTCACCGGTTACTCGCTCCCCGATGACCTGCTGTCCGGTAACGGCCTGCGCATCATCGACGGCGTCATCAAGTCGATCCCCGTGATCGGCACCTACATCTCCTTCTTCCTGTTCGGTGGAGAGTTCCCCGGCACGGTCATCATCAGCCGCCTCTTCACGCTGCACATCCTGCTCGTGCCGGCACTGATCTTGCTCATGATCGTCGTGCACCTCTTCATGGTGGTTGTCCACAAGCACACGCAGTACCCCGGCCCGGGACGCAACGACCGCAACGTCGTCGGCTACCCTCTCGGCCCGGTCTATGCTGCGAAGGCCGGCGGATTCTTCTTCATCGTCTTCGGTGTCATTGCGCTCATGGCCGGGTTCTTCACCATCAACCCGATCTGGAACTACGGCCCGTACGATCCCTCCCCCGTGTCCGCAGGTACCCAGCCTGACTGGTACATCGGCTTCGTCGACGGTGCGCTGCGCCTGATGCCCGGTGTGGTCAGCGGCTTCCACTTCGAATACATCATCTTTGGCCACGTCCTCACGCTGAATGTCCTGCTTCCGGCACTTGTTCCGGCTGGCATCATTTTTACCGTGCTGTTCACCTACCCGTGGATCGAGCGCTGGATCACCAAGGACAACCGGGAGCACCACGTGCTCGACCGTCCCCGGAACGCTCCCACGCGTACCGCGATCGGTGTAGCCGGCTTCACCTGGTACAGCGTCATGTGGGCCGCCGCCGGTTCGGACCTCATCGCCACGCACTTCCACGTGGCACTGAACGACGTTACGTACTGGCTGCGTGCACTGTTCTTCATCGGACCGGTCATCGCGTTCGTGGTCACCAAGCGTGTGGCCCTGGCCCTGCAGCGCAAGGACCGCGAAATCGCCCTCCACGGCCGCGAGACCGGACGCATCGTCCGCCTACCGCACGGTGAGTTCATTGAGGTGCATGCTCCGCTCGACGAGTACAAGCGCTACAGGCTTGTTGGCTTCGAGTCGCTCGCGCCCCTTCCGGCCGAGCCGAACGAGCACGGTGTGGTGACCCGCAAGGAAAACCGCCGCGCCAAGCTGTCCCGCTGGTTCTTCGAGGACCGGGTTGCTCCGGCAACGCCCGCCGAGCTGGAAGCCAGCCACGGCCACCACGAGGCCGTTGAAGCCGGCGAGGGTCAGAAGACCCTCAGCCACTAA
- a CDS encoding GntR family transcriptional regulator, translating into MTANVAGITGEIDRTSGTPIYVQLREILRSYIATSCPPGSALPSERDLAERFSLARMTVRQAIDALVGEEVIERVVGLGTFVRKPKLDLQVKLTSYSEEMQRRGMVPAAKVLSFEQIAASAFLARELQLEEGTPLVRFRRLLLADNEPMSVDENFIPAHRVPGLLDGEPPTSLYNVLSEQFGLVMEWGEDMIEATAASPSTARLLNVEIGAPLLKIQRHAFVARAMVDYSVSFYRADRYKLWVPLQRPGVRPTRNYASGYRQQ; encoded by the coding sequence ATGACGGCTAACGTGGCCGGCATTACCGGTGAAATCGACAGAACCAGCGGGACGCCGATCTACGTCCAGCTCCGCGAGATCCTCAGGAGCTACATCGCGACGTCCTGCCCGCCAGGCTCGGCGCTACCGTCCGAACGGGACCTGGCCGAACGTTTCAGCCTGGCTCGGATGACGGTCCGCCAGGCCATCGACGCCCTGGTGGGGGAGGAGGTCATCGAGCGGGTGGTGGGCCTTGGCACCTTCGTCCGGAAACCGAAGCTGGACCTCCAGGTCAAGCTGACCTCCTACAGCGAGGAGATGCAGCGCCGTGGCATGGTGCCGGCTGCGAAGGTGCTGAGCTTTGAGCAGATCGCCGCCAGCGCCTTCCTGGCACGCGAACTGCAGCTGGAGGAGGGAACACCCCTGGTGCGCTTCCGCCGCCTCCTGCTGGCCGATAACGAGCCAATGAGCGTGGATGAGAATTTCATCCCGGCCCACCGTGTCCCGGGGCTGCTCGACGGCGAGCCGCCCACCTCGCTCTACAACGTCCTGAGCGAACAGTTCGGCCTTGTCATGGAATGGGGCGAGGACATGATCGAGGCCACGGCTGCGTCACCCTCCACCGCCCGGCTGCTCAACGTTGAAATCGGCGCGCCCCTGCTGAAGATCCAGCGGCACGCCTTCGTCGCCCGGGCAATGGTTGACTACTCCGTGTCCTTCTACCGGGCCGACCGGTACAAGCTCTGGGTGCCGCTGCAGCGGCCCGGAGTCCGGCCCACCCGCAACTACGCGTCGGGTTACCGGCAGCAGTAG
- a CDS encoding HPr family phosphocarrier protein, which yields MPVRKAIVSAAIGLHARPAAVFVRAVTETGLPVTIRKDGSDAVDARSLLEVMTADFNYGCEVELAVKESALPAGKSLGEAEAALSGLVELLASQKAS from the coding sequence TTGCCCGTTCGTAAGGCAATCGTTTCTGCGGCCATCGGCCTGCACGCCAGGCCCGCAGCGGTGTTCGTCCGCGCCGTAACGGAGACAGGGTTACCGGTGACCATCCGCAAAGATGGCAGTGACGCCGTAGATGCCCGATCCCTGCTCGAGGTCATGACTGCCGACTTCAACTACGGCTGCGAGGTTGAGCTGGCAGTCAAGGAATCGGCTTTGCCTGCGGGCAAGAGCCTGGGTGAGGCCGAGGCGGCCCTCTCGGGTCTCGTGGAGCTGTTGGCATCGCAGAAGGCCAGCTAG
- a CDS encoding cytochrome c oxidase subunit 4, whose translation MRIESWIFGAGVFFFVPVSIIYGFLTNWSEWVGTLGILLVGGLAGMIGAYLGFTGKRVGMRPEDRADAEIHEGAGEQGHFSPWSWWPLVLGLSCAAGFLGLAVGFWIVFIAGGMALVALVGWVYEYSRGDHAH comes from the coding sequence ATGAGAATCGAGTCATGGATTTTTGGAGCAGGAGTCTTCTTCTTCGTTCCGGTTTCCATCATCTACGGCTTCCTCACCAACTGGTCTGAGTGGGTTGGCACCTTGGGCATCCTCCTGGTGGGCGGCCTGGCGGGCATGATCGGTGCCTACCTCGGCTTCACCGGCAAGCGCGTGGGCATGCGTCCTGAGGACCGTGCGGACGCCGAAATCCACGAAGGCGCCGGCGAGCAGGGCCACTTCAGCCCCTGGAGCTGGTGGCCGCTGGTCCTGGGCCTGTCCTGCGCCGCAGGATTCCTCGGCCTGGCCGTAGGCTTCTGGATCGTGTTCATCGCCGGCGGTATGGCGCTGGTGGCCCTCGTGGGCTGGGTCTACGAATACAGCCGCGGAGACCACGCACACTAG